From the genome of Pseudomonas helvetica:
ATGCGCGATCAGGACACCAGCGCCATTTTGGTGCTGCTTGACCAACTCGATGCCTCCACTCGCCAGTACAACGAACGTTTCCACGGTCTGGAACGCTGGCGCGATCGCTTGATCGCTGGCGACGATGCCGTACTGGAAAAGTTCGTCGTCGACTACCCGGACGCGGATCGCCAGCAACTGCGCTCCATGATCCGTCAGGCCCAGCACGAGCTCGCCCAAAGCAAGCCTCCTGCCTCCAGCCGAAAAATCTTCAAGTACATCCGTGAGCTGGACGAGACTCAACGCGGTTTGCGTTAGTCTTCGACCGGGGTGTTCGGCCATGCCGCGCACCCCAGGCTCCATCCCTTACGCGCCCGTGCCACCCACGGTAATCGCGTCGATTTTCAAGGTTGGCTGGCCGACACCCACCGGCACCGACTGACCATCCTTGCCGCACGTCCCTACCCCGCTGTCCAGCGCCAGATCGTTACCGACCATCGACACCCGGCTCATGGCTTCCGGACCGTTACCGATCAATGTTGCGCCTTTGACCGGCGCAGTAATCTTGCCGTCCTCGATCAGGTACGCCTCGCTGGTGGAGAACACGAACTTACCGCTGGTGATGTCGACCTGACCACCGCCCAGGTTGGCGCAGTAGATACCCTTCTTCACCGAAGCAATGATTTCTGCCGGATCGCTTTCGCCGCCGAGCATGTACGTGTTGGTCATGCGCGGCATCGGCAGGTGCGCGTAAGATTCGCGGCGACCATTGCCGGTGCGCGCCAAGCCCATCAGGCGAGCGTTGAGCTTGTCCTGCATATAGCCCTTGAGCACGCCGTTTTCGATCAGCGTGGTGCACTCGGTCGGGGTGCCTTCGTCGTCGATACTCAGCGATCCACGGCGACCGGCCAGTGTGCCGTCATCGACGATGGTGCAGAGTTTGGACGCAACCATTTCACCCATGCGGCCGCTGTAGGCCGAACTGCCTTTGCGGTTGAAGTCACCTTCCAGACCATGACCGACCGCTTCGTGCAGCAACACGCCGGACCAGCCCGAACCCAGAACCACCGGCAAGGTGCCCGCCGGCGCCGGAATGGCTTCGAGGTTCACCAGCGCCTGGCGCAATGCCTCACGGGCATAACTCATGGCACGGTCTTCAGCGAGGAAATAGCGGTAATCGGTACGCCCGCCGCCGCCATGACCACCGCGTTCGCGGCGACCGTTCTGCTCGACGATCACACTGACATTGAAGCGCACCAGCGGTCGTACATCCGCCGCCAGACCACCGTCGGTGGAGGCCACCAGAATCCGCTCCCAGACACCAGCCATGCTCACGGTGACTTGCTGGATACGCGGATCGAGCGCGCGAGTGGCCACGTCGATACGCTTGAGCAGCTCGACTTTCTCGGCGCGGGTCATCACTTCCAACGGGTTATCAGGGCCGTACAAACGGGCAACGTCCTGGGTACTGAACGCCTGAACCGTACCGTTTTGCCCGGCACGGGAGATCGAACGCGCAGCACGGGCAGCCAGACCCAGGGCTTCCAGGGTGATCGCATTGCTGTAGGCAAAACCGGTTTTTTCACCCGATTGCGCACGCACGCCGACACCCTGATCGAGGTTGAAGCTGCCTTCCTTGACGATACCGTCTTCAAGCGCCCAGGATTCGGAGATCTGTCCCTGGAAATACAGGTCGGCCGCATCGATGCCCGGGCCGGCCAGGTCACCCAACACGCTTTGCAGGTTCTCGATCGTCACGCCGCCAGGCGCTAACAGATGTTCACTGACTGAGGACAACAACTCGCTCATAGGTTTACGCCTTAATTCCACGTTCTGAGGCAGGTCGCTGTGCGCCCTGCGAGAAAAAGCGCCGGTGACTGGACACCGGCAT
Proteins encoded in this window:
- the yjgA gene encoding ribosome biogenesis factor YjgA: MVDSYDDSLDGGEKSKSQVKRELHALVDLGERLTTLKPDLLAKLPLTDALRRALADAPKHTANIARKRHLQFIGKLMRDQDTSAILVLLDQLDASTRQYNERFHGLERWRDRLIAGDDAVLEKFVVDYPDADRQQLRSMIRQAQHELAQSKPPASSRKIFKYIRELDETQRGLR
- the tldD gene encoding metalloprotease TldD; the encoded protein is MSELLSSVSEHLLAPGGVTIENLQSVLGDLAGPGIDAADLYFQGQISESWALEDGIVKEGSFNLDQGVGVRAQSGEKTGFAYSNAITLEALGLAARAARSISRAGQNGTVQAFSTQDVARLYGPDNPLEVMTRAEKVELLKRIDVATRALDPRIQQVTVSMAGVWERILVASTDGGLAADVRPLVRFNVSVIVEQNGRRERGGHGGGGRTDYRYFLAEDRAMSYAREALRQALVNLEAIPAPAGTLPVVLGSGWSGVLLHEAVGHGLEGDFNRKGSSAYSGRMGEMVASKLCTIVDDGTLAGRRGSLSIDDEGTPTECTTLIENGVLKGYMQDKLNARLMGLARTGNGRRESYAHLPMPRMTNTYMLGGESDPAEIIASVKKGIYCANLGGGQVDITSGKFVFSTSEAYLIEDGKITAPVKGATLIGNGPEAMSRVSMVGNDLALDSGVGTCGKDGQSVPVGVGQPTLKIDAITVGGTGA